A genomic window from Lentibacter algarum includes:
- a CDS encoding NADPH:quinone oxidoreductase family protein, with amino-acid sequence MRALRCMTKGQSPEIQEIARPEPAKGELRIKVAACGLNFADLLMVQGTYQDTPPYPFTMGMEVAGIVDALGDGVNGPAVGTPVMVFGGQGGLAEYACYDAARVTPLPDGANMSEAAALQVAYGTSHVALGYKAGLKTGETMLVLGAAGGVGLTAVEIGKLMGAKVIACARGADKLAVAKAAGADHLIDAETDDIREAVRALGGADVVYDPVGGDQFKAAMRACNPEARILTIGYASGEVPQIPANILLVKNLTVMGFYWGGYLAFKPSVITDSLAELVSWHAEKKIKPHVSNSLPLEQATEGMELLRSRKSTGKVVITL; translated from the coding sequence ATCCAAGAGATTGCACGTCCTGAGCCCGCAAAAGGCGAACTGCGCATCAAGGTTGCGGCTTGCGGATTGAACTTTGCGGACTTGCTCATGGTTCAAGGCACCTATCAAGACACCCCGCCCTATCCTTTTACGATGGGCATGGAAGTCGCTGGCATTGTCGATGCACTAGGGGATGGCGTGAACGGCCCTGCCGTAGGCACCCCTGTAATGGTATTCGGCGGTCAAGGCGGCCTTGCCGAATATGCCTGCTACGACGCCGCGCGCGTAACCCCGTTGCCAGACGGAGCCAATATGAGTGAAGCTGCTGCTCTTCAGGTGGCCTATGGAACAAGCCATGTGGCCCTTGGCTATAAAGCTGGCCTTAAAACAGGCGAGACAATGCTGGTGCTTGGTGCGGCAGGTGGCGTCGGCCTCACAGCCGTCGAAATCGGCAAGCTCATGGGTGCAAAAGTAATTGCCTGCGCGCGTGGTGCAGACAAACTTGCCGTGGCAAAAGCTGCTGGCGCAGACCATTTGATCGATGCCGAGACAGACGATATCCGCGAGGCTGTGCGCGCACTTGGCGGAGCGGATGTTGTTTATGATCCTGTCGGTGGAGATCAATTCAAAGCCGCCATGCGCGCCTGTAACCCAGAAGCTCGGATTTTAACAATCGGGTACGCTTCAGGCGAAGTCCCCCAAATCCCTGCCAATATTCTACTCGTCAAAAACCTTACAGTCATGGGGTTTTACTGGGGTGGTTACCTAGCCTTCAAGCCATCGGTCATCACAGACAGTCTCGCAGAACTGGTCAGCTGGCATGCCGAAAAAAAGATTAAACCTCATGTGAGCAATAGCTTGCCGTTAGAGCAAGCCACGGAAGGTATGGAACTGCTGCGCTCCCGCAAATCTACAGGGAAGGTCGTGATAACCCTCTAG
- the rpmG gene encoding 50S ribosomal protein L33 produces the protein MAKPTTIKIRLNSTAGTGHFYVTKKNARTMTEKMSVRKYDPVVRKHVEYKEGKIK, from the coding sequence ATGGCGAAGCCAACCACGATCAAAATCCGCCTGAACTCGACCGCAGGCACTGGCCACTTCTATGTGACCAAGAAGAACGCACGTACAATGACAGAGAAAATGTCGGTTCGTAAGTACGACCCCGTTGTGCGCAAGCATGTTGAATATAAAGAAGGCAAAATCAAGTAA
- a CDS encoding CIA30 family protein has protein sequence MGRFGNVLRAMALGVVAVGSVAQAGESGGEQMIEDFSGTPDARWEFISDQVMGGVSTGTVALEREGPQGFVHLTGDVSTKNNGGFIQARLQLSEALPAEVTGLELRVRGNGQAYFIHIRTGGTLLPWNFYQGRFEADEEWSTVRIPFASFKAEGRLLRKELSAVAVKSIAVVAYGRDHTADVSVARISVY, from the coding sequence ATGGGCCGATTTGGAAATGTTCTGCGGGCGATGGCGCTTGGTGTTGTGGCCGTGGGAAGTGTGGCGCAGGCGGGTGAAAGCGGAGGCGAGCAGATGATTGAGGATTTTAGCGGTACACCCGATGCGCGTTGGGAGTTTATCTCCGATCAAGTGATGGGCGGGGTATCAACGGGCACTGTGGCGCTTGAGCGCGAGGGCCCGCAAGGGTTTGTGCACCTCACTGGCGATGTCAGCACGAAAAACAACGGCGGCTTTATACAGGCGCGTTTACAGCTCTCTGAAGCGCTACCTGCCGAAGTGACAGGGCTCGAGCTGAGAGTGCGGGGCAATGGGCAGGCGTATTTCATCCATATCCGCACGGGTGGTACTCTTTTGCCTTGGAACTTCTATCAGGGGCGTTTTGAGGCGGATGAAGAGTGGAGCACTGTGCGTATTCCGTTTGCGAGCTTCAAAGCCGAGGGGCGGCTATTGCGCAAAGAGTTGAGCGCTGTGGCAGTTAAATCTATAGCGGTTGTCGCTTACGGGCGCGACCATACTGCAGATGTTTCTGTGGCACGGATTTCAGTTTATTGA
- a CDS encoding Bax inhibitor-1/YccA family protein, with amino-acid sequence MAEFDTVHSGAHTQDAAIDQGLRAHMNKVYGLMSAALLATFALAYMVAQSPAAQQVLLVPPIVYAVIFGPLAFVLVANFAFERLSVASINMIFWAYAALTGVSLSVIFIMFSMSSVIMGLLYTAVAFLGLSLTGYLTKRNLGPIGQVATMMAWGIVAIAMFSFFTGGMGAAGAWWMNLAILGVFAVLTATSTQDIKNTYLGARYQGGQEAELFLEKAAIIGALQLYISFIAMFRSIMFLFMPRD; translated from the coding sequence ATGGCAGAATTTGACACCGTCCATTCCGGCGCACACACACAAGACGCCGCAATTGACCAAGGGCTTCGCGCCCATATGAACAAGGTCTACGGCCTCATGTCGGCCGCACTCCTTGCTACTTTCGCTTTGGCCTACATGGTCGCCCAAAGTCCAGCCGCACAGCAGGTCTTGCTCGTGCCGCCAATCGTTTATGCAGTCATCTTTGGCCCACTGGCCTTCGTTCTGGTCGCCAACTTCGCGTTTGAGCGCCTCAGCGTTGCCAGCATCAACATGATTTTCTGGGCCTATGCCGCGCTCACAGGCGTGTCACTCTCAGTGATCTTCATCATGTTCTCCATGTCCAGCGTGATCATGGGACTGCTTTATACCGCCGTCGCTTTCCTAGGCCTTAGCCTCACAGGCTACCTCACCAAGCGCAACCTTGGCCCAATTGGCCAAGTCGCGACGATGATGGCGTGGGGAATTGTAGCCATCGCAATGTTCAGTTTCTTCACAGGCGGCATGGGCGCCGCTGGCGCATGGTGGATGAACCTTGCAATCCTCGGCGTCTTCGCCGTTCTCACAGCGACGTCCACACAAGACATCAAGAACACCTATCTCGGCGCCCGCTACCAAGGCGGCCAAGAGGCAGAACTGTTCCTTGAAAAAGCCGCCATCATCGGCGCGCTGCAACTCTACATCAGCTTCATCGCGATGTTCCGCTCGATCATGTTCCTCTTCATGCCGCGCGACTAA